TGCCCTCGTACCCCGGGTCGGCTCCGCCCTGCTCGGGACCGGTGTGGCGCGTTGACGTCATGACGAGGGGTCACCTTGCTCCAGCGCAAACGTCTGCTGATCAGATCAGCCGCGGCCATGGCCGTCGGATCTCTTCTCCTCGCCGTACCGGCCATGGCCGCCGACCCGTCCGGCACGACGGACGGCGCCCCGGCCATCCGGCAGGCGGCGTCCGCCACGGCCGCCACCACGCCCGCCGCCGCCGCGGCCGCTGCTTCCGGGTCCGCTTCCTGCGACGTCACCGTCCCCGGCGGAGTCAAGGCCGTCGTCTCCGAGGCGGGCGGCCGCCCCCGGGTCCAGCTCGCCGACCCCATGGCGGCCCTTCGGAACGGCGTCATCTCCATCGGCACCGGGAACGGTGAGCTGGTGCTGCCGGCCGACGCCCTGCCGTCGATCAGGTCCGGTGCGACCGATCCGTCGCGGTACGACGCCGTCGCCGCGGCCACCCGGCAGTGCGGACTGCCCGCCGCGAAGTCGACCGCGATCAGCGAGAAGAGCCGGAAGAGCGAGTACAAGCTGGGCCGGCTGACGGTCCACACGCTCGACGCCGACGGCGCGTCGACCTCCGAGGTAGTGGTCCTCACCAACCTGGACGACCAGACCGAGGCCCGCACCGTCGTGGTCAGCGGCAGTCAGGACGGCCTCGTCAAGATCGCCCTCCCGCTGGGCCACTACTCGGCCGTGCTGATCGACCGCCCCGGAGTCAGCGGGGCCTACCGGATCGTCTCGAACCCCGACTTCACGTTCTCCGACGGCTCCTCGATCACCCTGGACGAGCGCACCGCGACGGTGGAGGCCACCACGCCGAGCACCCCGCGGCCGAGCGAGCTGGAGAGCTCCTCGCTCAGCATCACCACCGGTGACACCGGCGCGCACCAGGACGACTCGCTCCTCGACGAGATCAACTTCGCCTTCAGCGGATCGGGGCCGATCAGCTACCTCTTCAACCCGACCGCGCCGGTCCGCAACGGCCGCTTCGGCGTCTACCCGTCGTACGAGTTCAGCTCGCCCGCCGATGCGCAGCAGCCGTACGCCTACCACATCACCGAACCGTACGACCATGTGCCGAGCGCCTTCCCGACCTCGGTCGACGCCTCCGGCCTGGCCACCGCGACCCGGCACTACGGCAACCCCACCGGTACGCCCGCGACGGCGCTCTCCGTCACCTCGGGCGCCCTGGCGCAGGACGCCGCCAACGGCGACAACATGATCGGCCTGCGCGGCTACAGCCTGGTGCCGCTGGGCACCACCCGCACCGAGTACTTCACCGCCCGCCCCGACCTGTACTGGACCACCGCCATCGGCGCCGACGCCTACGTCCGCGACACGCAGACCACCTCCCTGCGCTCCTACCGCCCCGGAGAGCGCACCGCCGACTCCTTCTTCGCCGCGCCCGAGCACCCGGGCGTCCAGGTGGCGGCCGACGGCCGGAGCGTGGAGTGCGCGGCCTGCTCCGACGCGGCCGGCCTGGAGTTCGACATCTATCCGTTCAGCACCGACCCCGGCACCGTCGCCGCCCCCGACCCCCTGCTCGACGGCGAGTCCGAACCGATCGGCATGGAGGTCCGCCGCAACGGCAAGCTGCTGGGCGACGCCGACTTCGGCCCGCAGGAAGTCGCCGTCACCGCGCCCAAGGGCCGCGCCACCTACCAGCTGACCGAGCAGGTGCGGCGCAACCTCACCACGCTGCCGCTGTCCACCTCCTCGTCGACCACCTGGACCTTCACCGCCGACCCCGGCTCCAACGGCCGCGTCCCCGCCGACCTGACCTGCATGGACGGCGGGCGGTCCTGCACCGCGCTGCCGTTGCTGTTCGCGTCCTACCAGGCCGACGCCACCGCCGACGACGCGCTGACGGCCGGCCCGCACACCCTGAGCCTGTCGGTCGACCACCAGCAGGACGCCGCCGCGGCGGCCGTCTCCGGCGCCACCGTGTCCGTCTCCTACGACGACGGCGCCACCTGGGTGCCCGCACGGGTCACCGGCCGCGACGGCGCCTACTCGGCGGCCTTCTCCGTGCCCGCGGGCGGCGGCAACGGCTACGCGGCGCTGCGCGTCTCGGCCTGGGACACGGCCGGCGACCGGATCGACCAGACGGTGCTGCGCGCCTACACCGCCGGATGACCTGGCCCCGGCCCCGCCACCGGACCATCGGGACCCGCCCCGCGCAGCCCCTCGACCTCCCCACCTCCCAGGAGACCTCTGTGAGCAGATCCCTCCGCCGCCGGCTGCCGCTGGCCGCCCTCGCCGCCGCCGCGACCGCCGCCCTGCTGAGCGCCGGCCCGGTCATGGCCACGCCCGGCACCAGCTCCGACGCCACCACCGCCTCGGCCACCCCGTCGTCAGCGACCGGAACGGCCCCGGTGGACGCCTGCGACCTGCCGAAGCCCGGATTCGCCCGCTGCCTGGCGCAGTTCACCCCCGGCGCCCCCGTCCAACGGCTCCGCGCGGCCACCCCGCAGGGCACGACGGCGGCGCTCCCCCAGGGGTACGGCCCGGCCGACCTCCAGTCCGCCTACAACCTCGGCTCGGCCGTCGCCGCGGGCGCCGGGGACGGCACGACGGTGGCGATCGTCGACGGGTACGACGACCCCACGGCCGAGGCCGACCTCGCGGTCTACCGCTCCACCTACGGCCTGCCGGCGTGCACCACCGGCAACGGCTGCTTCACCAAGGTCGGCCAGGACGGGTCGGCCTCCCTGCCCGTGACCGACGGCGGCTGGGCCGTGGAGATCAGCCTCGACCTCCAGGCGGTCTCGGCCGCCTGCCCCGGCTGCCACATCCTGCTGGTCGAGGCGAACACCCCGGCCCTCCCCGATCTCGCCGCCGCCGAGGACACCGCCGTACGGCTGGGCGCCGCCGCGGTGTCCAACAGCTACTCCGTCGCCGAGGGCACGAACGTCGCACCCTACGCCGGCTCCTATGACCACCCCGGCGTGGCGATCACCGTCTCCAGCGGTGACTACGGCTACCAGCTGGCGGCGCCGTTCCCGGCGAGCCTGCCGACCGTGACCGCGGTCGGCGGAACCTCACTGACCAGGGCGCCGGGCACCGCCCGGGGCTGGAGCGAGACGGCCTGGGCGCTCGACGAGAAGGGCTCGGCCGCCGGCTCCGCCTGCTCGGCCTACTACGACAAGCCCGCCTGGCAGCACGACACGGCCTGCCCGGGCCGGACCGTCGCCGACGTCTCGGCGGACGCCGACCCCGCGACCGGTCTCGCCGTCTACGACAGCACGCCGAACCCCGATGGCATACCCGCCGGCTGGTTCGTGGTCGGCGGCACCAGCGCCTCCTCACCCTTCGTCGCGGGCGTGTACGCGCTGGCCGGCAACACCGCGCAGGTCAAGGACGCCTCGTACGCCTACGCGCACCGCTCCCACCTGTACGACGTCCAGGGCGGCAACGTCTCCAACCCGGACGCGGGCAGCGGCTGCCCGGACAGCAGCTACGTCTGCACCGCGCTGCCCGGCTACGACGGCCCCACCGGTCTGGGCACCCCGAACGGCACCGGGGCGTTCTAGGCCAGGCACGACGCGCGGACGGGGCGGGGCGGCCGGAAGGGGCCGCCCCGCCCCGCGGCGCGTCGGCCGCGGGACCCGCGCTGCTCGTCGGGGGCAGGGGCGCGGGGGCAGGGCTACGGGGCAGGGGCTGCGGAGGCAGGGGCGCGGGGGCAGGGGCGCGGCGTTCCGCGGCCGCCCGTGATGGCCGCAGGGGCGTCACCCGGGCGGTCCCCTTCCGTGAGGCCCCACGGCGCGGCGCGAGGTAACCAGGAGGGGAAACCCTTTGTCTGGTTTGTCTGGCCCTCAGCCGCCACCCGTGCCCCCAGGAGGCATCTCCATGACGGATGCGAGCACTTCCGAGAGCTCCGAAGCGTCAGCGTCCGGGCCTGGCGCGGACGACGCGCCGATCCACGTCCTGTGGATCAACGCCGGCCTGTCCTGCGACGGCGACTCGGTCTCCCTGACCGCCGCCACGCTGCCGAGCATCGAGGAGATCGCCCTGGGTGGGCTGCCCGGCCTGCCGAAGATCGCCGTCCACTGGCCGCTGATCGACTTCGAGTGCGGTCCGGTGCAGGGCGCGGACGCGTTCATCGAGTGGTTCTTCAAGGCGGAGCGCGGCGAGATCGACCCGTTCGTGCTCGTGGTGGAGGGGTCCATCCCCAACGAGTCGATCAAGGCCGAGGGCTACTGGTGCGGTTTCGGCGACAACCCCGAGACCGGCCAGCCCATCACCACCAGCGAGTGGATCGACCGGCTGGCGCCCAAGGCGCTCGCGGTGGTCGCCATCGGCACCTGCGCCACCTACGGCGGCATCCACGCCATGGAGGGCAACCCGACCGGTGCCATGGGCGTGCCCGACTACCTCGGGTGGGACTGGAAGTCCAAGGCCGGCATCCCGATCGTGTGCGTGCCCGGCTGCCCCGTCCAGCCGGACAACTTCGCCGAGACCCTCACGTACCTGCTCTACCAGGCCGCGGGCTCGGCCCCGATGATCCCGCTGGACGAGAAGCTGCGGCCGACCTGGCTGTTCGGCGCCACCGTCCACGAGGGCTGCGACCGCGCCGGCTACTACGAGCAGGGCCAGTTCGCCGAGGCGTACGACTCCCCCAAGTGCCTGGTCAAGCTGGGCTGCTGGGGCCCGGTGGTGAAGTGCAACGTGCCCAAGCGCGGCTGGATGGACGGGGTCGGCGGCTGCCCCAACGTCGGCGGCATCTGCATCGCCTGCACCATGCCGGGCTTCCCCGACAAGTTCATGCCGTTCATGGACGAGCCCCCCGGCGGCAAGGTGTCCAGCACCGCGAGCGGCATCTACGGCGCCGCGATCCGGCGGTTGCGCGGCATCACGATGAAGACGGTGGACGAGGAGCCGAAGTGGCGCCACCGCGGCCGCGAGCTGACCACGGGCTACCGCAGGCCCTGGTGACCCGGCGGGCCGCAGCCCGTCCCACGCCCCGGTGACCGCGGGCGCGCAGTCCGCCCGAGGACGGCGCGCCCGCTGCCGCCGCCCTACCGGCCGACCCCCGCGGCACCACGCCGGGCAGGAACCCGAGCAGAACCCGAGCAGAAACCGAGCACGCCCCCACGCCCCGCACGCCCCACCGAACCAGACGAAGGGCCGGCACAGACGATGGCAACACCCACGGCCGCAGGAGACGGCAGCGGCCTGATGGAGATGTCCTGGGATCCGATCACCCGGATCGTGGGCAGCCTCGGCATCCACACGAAGATCGACTTCAAGCAGAAGCGCGTGGCGGAGTGCTACAGCACCTCGTCGGTCTTCCGCGGCTACAGCGTCTTCATGCGCGGCAAGGACCCGCGCGACGCCCACTTCATCACCAGCCGGATCTGCGGCATCTGCGGCGACAACCACGCCACCTGCTCGGTCTACGCGCAGAACATGGCCTACGGGGTGAAGCCGCCGCACCTGGGCGAGTGGCTGATCAACCTCGGCGAGGCCGCGGAGTACATGTTCGACCACAACATCTTCCAGGAGAACCTGGTCGGGGTCGACTACTGCGAGAAGATGGTCAAGGAGACCAACCCGGGCGTGCTGGAGCTGGCCGAGCGCACCGAGGCGCCGCACGCCGCCGAGCACGGCTTCCGCACCATCGCCGACATCATGCGCTCGCTCAACCCGCTGGAGGGCGAGTTCTACCGGGAGGCGCTCCAGGTCAGCCGCTACACCCGGGAGATGTTCTGCCTGATGGAGGGGCGCCACGTGCACCCCTCCACGCTCTACCCGGGCGGCGTCGGCACCATCGCCTCCGTGCAGCTGCTCACCGACTACCTCACCCGGCTGATGCGGTACGTCGAGTTCATGAAGCGCGTCGTGCCGCTCCACGACGACCTGTTCGACTTCTTCTACGAGGCGCTGCCCGGGTACGAGGAGGTCGGCCGGCGCCGCGTGCTGCTGGGCTGCTGGGGCGCCCTCAACGACCCGGAGTACTGCGACTTCACCTACGCGAACATGTCGGACTGGGGCCGGCGGATGTTCGTCACGCCCGGCATCGTCGTCGACGGCAAGCTCGTCACCAACGACCTCACCCAGATCAACCTCGGCATCAGGATCCTGCTGGGCAGCTCGTACTACGAGGACTGGCAGGGCAAGGAGCAGTTCGTCACCCACGACCCGCTCGGCAACCCCGTCGACCCGCGCCACCCGTGGAACCAGCACACCGTCCCGGCGCCGCAGAAGCGGAACTTCGACGACAAGTACAGCTGGGTGATGTCACCGCGCTGGTTCGACGGCAAGGACCACCTCGCCCTGGACACCGGCGGCGGCCCGATCGCCCGGCTGTGGTCCACCGCCCTGTCCGGGCTGGTCGACATCGGCTACGTCAAGGCGACCGGGCACAGCGTGGTGATCAACCTGCCGCGTTCGCTGACGAAGCCGGAGACCACCTTCGAGTGGAAGATCCCGAAGTGGAGCAACGCCCTGGAGCGCAACCGGGCGCGCACCTACTTCCAGGCGTACGCCGCCGCGGCCGCCCTGCACTTCGCCGAGCAGGCGCTGGCCGAGGTGCGCGCCGGACGCACCCAGACGTGGGAGAAGTTCGAGGTGCCGGACGAGAGCATCGGCTGCGGCTTCACCGAGGCGGTGCGCGGCGTCCTCTCCCACCACATGGTGATCCGCGACGGCAAGATCGCCAACTACCACCCGTACCCGCCGACCCCGTGGAACGCCAGCGTGCGCGACACCTACGGCACACCCGGCCCGTACGAGGACGCGGTGCAGAACACGCCGATCTTCGAGGAGAACCCCCCGGAGAACTTCAAGGGCATCGACATCATGCGGGCCGTGCGCAGCTTCGACCCGTGCCTGCCGTGCGGCGTCCACATGTACGTCGGCGGCGGCAAGACGGTGCAGACCATGCACGTGCCCACCGGGCTGAGCCGGCTCGCCGGATGACGCCCGCCCCGGACGCGCCGCCGCGCCCCGCCCCGCACCAGGCCCGGCGCCCACCCCGGACTCGGCCGCCCGCCGGATCGACGAGCTGCTCGACGGGCTCGGCGGCGCCGGCGGGCCCGCGGTCGCGGAGGCGGCCGAGGAGCTGGTGCGCGCCCTGATGGACCTCTACGGCGCCGGCCTGGCACGGGCCGTGGCGCTGCTGTCGGGCCGCAGCGGCAACCCGCTCGGCCCGCTGCTGGACGACGAGGCCGTGGCGGGACTGCTGGTCCTGCACGGCCTGCACCCGGACAGCCTGGACGGCCGGATCGACCGTGCGCTGCGCCGCGCCGAGGCCCAGGGGGAGGTCGACGCTGCGGGGTTCGACGCCGGCACGGGCCGGCTGCGGCTGCGCCGTACCACCGCGTCCGGCTGCGGCTGCGGCGGCGGCTCGGCCGACGCGGTACAGGAGCGGGTGGAGGCCGCGCTGGGGTGCTTCGCCCCGGAGGTGGCCGTCGTGGAGTGGGAGGACGTCCCGGCCGCGGCCGAGCCGGTGCTCCTCCAGATCGCGACGCGGCCGCCGGGCCGCCAGGACCGCGCGGAGGCCCGGTGACCGCGCCGGTGTCCGCCCCGCCCGCCGGCCGCGCCGGGCAGGCCGCCGGCGCGGCGCGGCCGGCGGGCGGGCTGCGCCGCTTCCTCGGCCCCGGCCGCCCGCCGTGGAGCGCTGCGAGCTGTGCGCGGTCGCGCTGGACGACCGCCACCGCCACCTCGTGGACGTCCGGCAGCGGCTGCTGGCCTGCGCCTGCACCGCCTGCGCGCTGCTCTTCGCCGGCGAGGGCGCCGTCGAGGGGCGCTTCCGCCCGGTACCCGACCGCTACCTGGCCGACCCCGGCTGGCAGCCCGCGCCGGGAACGTGGGACGCCCTGGGGGTGCCCGTGGGCGTCGCGTTCTTCCTGCGCAACTCCGCGCAGGGCCGGACCGTCGCGCTCTACCCGAGCCCGGCGGGGGCCACCGAGAACGAGATCGACGACCGCGCCTGGGAGGCGTTCTTCGCCGGCTCCGCCCTGGCGGAAGCCCTCACGCCCGACACCGAGGCGCTGATCGTGCGGCACACCGAGGAGGGCGCGGGCTGCCACCTCGTCCCCGTCGACGCCGCGTACGAGCTGGTGGGCCGACTGCGGCTGCACTGGAGCGGCTTCGACGGCGGCGAGCGGGCCCGCGCCGAGATCGAGGGCTTCTTCGCCGATCTGGCCCGCCGGGCCACCGCCGCGCCCCGAGCCGCCGACTCCCCCGGGCCACCGCCGCGCCCCGAGCCGCCGGATCGCCCCACCCGGCCGCCGAAGCCCCGCCGGGAGGCGCCCGATGAGCGATCTCGCCTTCACCTGCGCCGGAGTACGCCCCGACCCGTACGCGGCCGGTCCCACCCTGGTCTTCCGGCTGCGGATCAGCGCGGCCGGCGGCGAGCGGGTGCACGCGCTGGCGCTGCGCTGCCAGATCCGCATCGAGCCCGCGCTGCGCGGCTACGACGACGCGGAGGCCGGCCGGCTGCACGACCTGTTCGGCGACCGCTCCCGCTGGGGCCGCAGCATGCAGCCGATCCAGTTCGCCCACGCCTCCGTGGTGGTGCCCGGGTTCACCGGCTCCTCCGAGGTGGACCTGCCGGTGCCGTGCACGTACGACCTGGACATCGCGGCGTCCCGCTACTTCTCCTCGCTGGGCGACGGCGAGGCCCCGCTGACGCTGCTCTTCTCGGGCACCGCCTTCCGCGGCCCCGGCGGCTTCCAGGTCGAGCCCGTGCCCTGGGACCGTGAGGCGCCGTGCCGCATGCCGGCCCGGACCTGGCGGGAGATGATGGAGCAGCACTTCCCCGGCTGCGGTTGGCTGCGGCTGCCCCGGCACACCATGGAGGCGCTGCTCGCCTACCGTTCCCGCAACGCGCTGACCTCCTGGCAGGAGACCGTCGAAGCGCTGCTGGACACGGCCGGCAACACCCCCGCCGCCCTGGTCGCGGCAGGGGCCCGGGCGGAGGTCCCGCCGGGGCTTCCCGACGGGCGTCCCGAGGGCCTTCCCGACGGGCGTTCCGAC
This portion of the Actinacidiphila yeochonensis CN732 genome encodes:
- a CDS encoding S53 family peptidase — translated: MSRSLRRRLPLAALAAAATAALLSAGPVMATPGTSSDATTASATPSSATGTAPVDACDLPKPGFARCLAQFTPGAPVQRLRAATPQGTTAALPQGYGPADLQSAYNLGSAVAAGAGDGTTVAIVDGYDDPTAEADLAVYRSTYGLPACTTGNGCFTKVGQDGSASLPVTDGGWAVEISLDLQAVSAACPGCHILLVEANTPALPDLAAAEDTAVRLGAAAVSNSYSVAEGTNVAPYAGSYDHPGVAITVSSGDYGYQLAAPFPASLPTVTAVGGTSLTRAPGTARGWSETAWALDEKGSAAGSACSAYYDKPAWQHDTACPGRTVADVSADADPATGLAVYDSTPNPDGIPAGWFVVGGTSASSPFVAGVYALAGNTAQVKDASYAYAHRSHLYDVQGGNVSNPDAGSGCPDSSYVCTALPGYDGPTGLGTPNGTGAF
- a CDS encoding NADH-quinone oxidoreductase subunit B family protein → MTDASTSESSEASASGPGADDAPIHVLWINAGLSCDGDSVSLTAATLPSIEEIALGGLPGLPKIAVHWPLIDFECGPVQGADAFIEWFFKAERGEIDPFVLVVEGSIPNESIKAEGYWCGFGDNPETGQPITTSEWIDRLAPKALAVVAIGTCATYGGIHAMEGNPTGAMGVPDYLGWDWKSKAGIPIVCVPGCPVQPDNFAETLTYLLYQAAGSAPMIPLDEKLRPTWLFGATVHEGCDRAGYYEQGQFAEAYDSPKCLVKLGCWGPVVKCNVPKRGWMDGVGGCPNVGGICIACTMPGFPDKFMPFMDEPPGGKVSSTASGIYGAAIRRLRGITMKTVDEEPKWRHRGRELTTGYRRPW
- a CDS encoding nickel-dependent hydrogenase large subunit: MATPTAAGDGSGLMEMSWDPITRIVGSLGIHTKIDFKQKRVAECYSTSSVFRGYSVFMRGKDPRDAHFITSRICGICGDNHATCSVYAQNMAYGVKPPHLGEWLINLGEAAEYMFDHNIFQENLVGVDYCEKMVKETNPGVLELAERTEAPHAAEHGFRTIADIMRSLNPLEGEFYREALQVSRYTREMFCLMEGRHVHPSTLYPGGVGTIASVQLLTDYLTRLMRYVEFMKRVVPLHDDLFDFFYEALPGYEEVGRRRVLLGCWGALNDPEYCDFTYANMSDWGRRMFVTPGIVVDGKLVTNDLTQINLGIRILLGSSYYEDWQGKEQFVTHDPLGNPVDPRHPWNQHTVPAPQKRNFDDKYSWVMSPRWFDGKDHLALDTGGGPIARLWSTALSGLVDIGYVKATGHSVVINLPRSLTKPETTFEWKIPKWSNALERNRARTYFQAYAAAAALHFAEQALAEVRAGRTQTWEKFEVPDESIGCGFTEAVRGVLSHHMVIRDGKIANYHPYPPTPWNASVRDTYGTPGPYEDAVQNTPIFEENPPENFKGIDIMRAVRSFDPCLPCGVHMYVGGGKTVQTMHVPTGLSRLAG
- a CDS encoding DUF6084 family protein, whose product is MSDLAFTCAGVRPDPYAAGPTLVFRLRISAAGGERVHALALRCQIRIEPALRGYDDAEAGRLHDLFGDRSRWGRSMQPIQFAHASVVVPGFTGSSEVDLPVPCTYDLDIAASRYFSSLGDGEAPLTLLFSGTAFRGPGGFQVEPVPWDREAPCRMPARTWREMMEQHFPGCGWLRLPRHTMEALLAYRSRNALTSWQETVEALLDTAGNTPAALVAAGARAEVPPGLPDGRPEGLPDGRSDGLAPEQAAAR